A part of Neovison vison isolate M4711 chromosome 6, ASM_NN_V1, whole genome shotgun sequence genomic DNA contains:
- the TKT gene encoding transketolase, with protein sequence MEGYHKPDQQKLQALKDTANRLRISSIQATTAAGSGHPTSCCSAAEIMAVLFFHTMRYKPQDPRNPHNDRFVLSKGHAAPILYAVWAEAGFLPEEELLNLRKITSDLDGHPVPKQAFTDVATGSLGQGLGAACGMAYTGKYFDKASYRVYCLLGDGELSEGSVWEAMAFASIYKLDNLIAILDINRLGQSDPTPLQHQVDVYQKRCEAFGWHTVIVDGHSVEELCKAFGQAKHQPTAIIAKTFKGRGIPGIEDKDAWHGKPLPKNMADQIVQEIYNQIQSKKKILVNPPQEDAPSVSIANIRMPSPPSYKVGDKIATRKAYGQALAKLGCAHNRIIALDGDTKNSTFSDLFRKEHPDRFIECYIAEQNMVSVAVGCATRNRTVPFCSAFGAFFTRAFDQIRMAAISESNINFCGSHCGVSIGEDGPSQMALEDLAMFRSIPTATVFYPSDAVSTEKAVELAANTKGICFIRTSRPENTIIYNNNEDFQIQQAKVVLKSKDDQVTVIGAGVTLHEALAAADLLKKEKINIRVLDPFTIKPLDRNLILESARATKGRILTVEDHYYEGGLGEAVCSALVGEPGITVTRLAVGEVPRSGKPAELLKMFGIDRDAITQAVRDLVAKA encoded by the exons CCACCCCACGTCATGCTGCAGTGCCGCGGAGATCATGGCTGTCCTCTTTTTCCACACCATGCGCTATAAGCCCCAGGACCCCCGGAACCCTCACAATGACCGCTTTGTGCTCTCCAAG GGCCACGCGGCTCCCATCCTGTATGCCGTCTGGGCGGAGGCCGGCTTCCTGCCTGAGGAGGAGCTGCTGAACCTGAGGAAGATCACCTCTGACTTGGACGGGCACCCCGTCCCG AAACAAGCTTTCACTGATGTGGCCACTGGCTCCCTGGGCCAGGGCCTCGGGGCCGCTTGTGGGATGGCCTACACGGGCAAATACTTCGACAAAGCCAG CTACCGCGTCTACTGCTTGCTGGGCGACGGGGAGCTGTCCGAGGGCTCCGTGTGGGAGGCCATGGCCTTCGCCAGCATCTACAAGCTGGACAACCTGATTGCCATTCTTGACATCAACCGCCTGGGCCAGAGCGACCCCACCCCCCTGCAGCACCAGGTGGACGTCTACCAGAAGCGATGCGAGGCCTTCGG CTGGCACACCGTCATTGTGGATGGACACAGCGTGGAGGAGCTGTGCAAGGCCTTTGGCCAGGCCAAGCACCAGCCCACGGCCATCATTGCCAAGACCTTCAAAGGCCGGGGGATCCCAG GGATAGAGGACAAGGACGCTTGGCATGGGAAGCCCCTCCCCAAAAACATGGCTGATCAGATTGTCCAGGAAATTTACAACCAGATCCAGAGCAAAAAGAAGATCCTCGTGAACCCCCCTCAAGAGGACGCCCCGTCAGTGAGCATCGCCAACATCCGCATGCCCAGCCCACCCAGCTACAAAGTTGGGGACAAG ATAGCCACCCGCAAGGCCTACGGACAGGCCCTGGCCAAGCTGGGCTGTGCCCACAACCGCATCATCGCCCTGGATGGGGACACCAAGAATTCCACCTTCTCAGATCTCTTCAGAAAGGAGCACCCAGACCGCTTCATTGAGTGCTACATTGCGGAGCAGAACATG GTCAGCGTCGCCGTGGGCTGTGCCACCCGCAACAGGACGGTGCCCTTCTGCAGCGCCTTTGGGGCCTTCTTCACACGGGCCTTTGATCAGATCCGCATGGCGGCCATCTCGGAGAGCAACATCAACTTCTGTGGCTCCCACTGCGGCGTGTCCATCG gggAAGACGGACCCTCTCAGATGGCTCTGGAAGATCTGGCCATGTTTCGGTCCATCCCCACCGCAACGGTCTTCTACCCCAGTGATGCGGTGTCTACAGAGAAGGCGGTGGAACTAGCAGCCAACACCAAG GGCATCTGTTTCATCCGGACCAGCCGCCCTGAAAACACCATTATCTATAACAACAACGAGGACTTCCAAATCCAACAAGCCAAG GTGGTCCTGAAGAGCAAGGACGACCAGGTGACTGTGATTGGGGCCGGAGTGACCCTGCACGAGGCCTTGGCTGCTGCTGACCTGCTGAAGAAAG AGAAGATCAACATTCGCGTCTTAGACCCCTTCACCATCAAGCCTCTGGACAGGAATCTCATTCTTGAAAGCGCACGTGCTACCAAGGGCAGGATCCTCACTGTGGAGGACCATTATTACGAAG GCGGCCTAGGTGAGGCCGTGTGCTCTGCCTTGGTGGGCGAGCCTGGCATCACCGTCACCCGCCTGGCCGTGGGCGAGGTGCCAAGAAGCGGGAAGCCGGCGGAGCTGCTGAAGATGTTTGGCATTGACAGGGACGCCATCACACAGGCTGTGAGGGACCTTGTCGCCAAGGCCTAG